Genomic DNA from Apis mellifera strain DH4 linkage group LG6, Amel_HAv3.1, whole genome shotgun sequence:
TGTAAATGTTCAGGAAGAAACCACTACTACAATAAAAGAAGAACCTCATATATTTGtcaatcaaattaatcaaCAACCATCTCAACAACAATCGCAACCGACACCACAGCAACAGCCACAGCAACCGCCGCCGCAACCGCAACAACTGCAACCTCAAATACAGCAACAACCACAATCTCATCCTCAACAACAACCTCAACAACAACTTATTGTCGCAGCACCTAGGCAAATAGTAGTGCAACAAACAATACAATCGAATAATCAAGTTCTTATTCCAACTAGTGCAGTGAAAGGAAGGCAAGCGCAACCtcaaccacaagttttattgCAACAAGGAGCAGGAGGTCAATTACAGTATGTTGTTTCTGGTGGCGTCCCTGGTCAAAATTACGTTTTAGCTCAACCACAAACAACGTTGGTTCAAGGTCAAGCGCAGACTGTGTTAGTAGCTCAAACAACACAACAGCAGGGAACAGGTGCaaaaacgataattattttgcaatctCAAGCAGCTGCCCAACCAACTCAGCAAAAAATGGTGGCCGTCACTCCTCAGGGACAGCAGGTTGTCGTTACGCAAGTTTCACGTCCTATCTTGCAGAGTCCAGCGCTCGGCAATATACCTCCACCTTTGGTTCCAACGTCTGGCACAATTCCACAAACTTCGATAATAGTGAACAGTTCTGTAGCACAAACAAATCCAAATACAGTGACCGTTACAATTCCCGCGATGACTCAACAAACACCAGTGTCAACGAGTGTGCCATCAAGAGTGGTAACACCAACACCAGCCTCTACTCCACCGCCTACTAGACCCACTACACCTCATCAGGCGGCAGCAACGCATGGATTACCGACAAAACAACCTGCTAAAGTAATAAAGACTGTCAGTTCTTCAACCTCTACTGAACCAGAATCTAAGCCATCTACGAGCCAGAATCAACCAGAAAAaactattacaataaaaattgatcctAATGCGTATTTATGTGAATGGCGAGGTTGTTTAAGGTAATTGATTAgtgtttaatattacaaaatataataataataattttaatttgtgaaaCTATTTCACGATTCTTAAttactttatctttatatatttttatttttatattcgtaaaGGCAATTTAAAACACCACATGAAGTTTATCTTCATGTATGCGAAACACATTGTCCATCTGGTGgggaagaaatattatgtCTTTGGGCAAGCTGTGATGCTTTGAAAAGACGAAGATTTTCATTGATGACACATTTGTATGATAGGCATTGTAATGCGGaagtaagtataatattatacatttttataagaatctatatctttttcaattataattttacagttATAGAAAAGAactttattaaacattaaataattttacagacAATGTCGATAAGAAGGAAACAATTAACGGTAACAGGTAAAACCGAAGTTTCTACATCGACACCGCCAACTCCTCATCACCCTGGATATGCACCGAATGCAGCATTCCATGCTATTAAACGGCACGCTTTGGAGTTTGTAAATCCAAAGGAGTTAATGGTTAGTAAAATCacataaataatcttataaatcaaatgaattataataatataagtagaCATAAGTTAAtggtaatttcaaaaaaaaaaaaaaagacacaaGACATCATAGGGATAACAAATGCACTAAAATTACTACGCGAGATAGCACATATATACTGATATCAAAAAAGTTTAATGACCGcgtttaatgatataatttgtgACAATATTTCGGAGAATCCTTTATAGTTTCACGGTTCATAGAGTCTGTTAAGTATTGTTAatgtaatgaaatttcttattctcttGGCAAAGCAGCAAAGGCCGACCAAGCCCGCTGCAGCCACTTCAAGCTCTTCTTCTCCCAGACCTGGGCAAAATCCTCCACCAGAACAGGTAAAAACGTGttcagaaatagaaaaaaaaaaaggattcacGATTCACGATTTACAACCACAGCTCTTGTGCGTTGTTCCTGccgcctcttttttttttgcgcttaattttcttttgttttcgtAACATACGTTGtggtttcttaatttttagtttcacGTTTTACGgtgtatacatatgtattttttattagcatGTATTCCATTTTAGTTTCATTTCGTAGTTAGCGTCCCTGTATAATTTATGTGTTCACGCATTTGAAGTATATTCATGATGATGAAGGGTGCTggggtataatattttaagcagCATAATGTAGAATATTTGTCgcgttttttatcaaaataaaaaatcattctttatattatttgaataagcaggtatttaatttaaatcttcaataagaaaggattatttttaaggatgattgaattatcaattaataattttaattactgatTAAAATGTATCTCGCAAaccaattttaaaacattgtaaaattttaatatttttttggtgCTAAGTTTTGAttgtataatgtatttatttgtaacTCTAATTTagcaatttgtaaaaatttttattatattatattattataatataatatgtaatagcTTCTGATAAATATgtgtttaatcaatttttaaaactcttAAAGAAcatttacttaattaattttttttttgctgtgccaaattatttattcttgcattctaatttaatatattttacatttatataaaaaaataatatgatatttgatgtaaatgtatgatataaaaatgaaatatcagtGCTTTCTCTGAAATTctctatgatattatataatttattcacgcGACATCATTTCCTAAATCAATGTTTCCATTTTGTTTTCACGATTGTATTTTACTAATGTTCAAAGCTATTGCAActaattaattgaaacatcattaaataattgtcaTATCCTtgatatattgtatttgttttaGTGTTATTTAAgagtgtgatttttttttatattttataaataatttgaacaaaattataaatttttaattatattgtaattttttaacaggATGACAACGAAGGTCCTGTGACCAAAAGTATTCGCTTGACAGCAGCTCTTATTCTTAGAAACCTAGTCATATATTCAACACATGGCAGAaggtttgtttttaattaatttgttttattaattttactaaaaaaaaaaaattattaataagatataattaaatatacataattttttctattatttcttagaataaattctattttcaaatggaaaatgatttttagattatgtgagaatccaaaattatattttctatgtaattttttttctatgtagtttaattatattcaatcgttattatatttaataatattattcatgtttTGATTTTCAGACATCTTAGAGCGTACGAACCACATTTGGCAGGAGTCGCATTAAGTAATGTCGAATCATCAAGAACAATCGCACAAGTTCTGTATGATATGAATGATCAAAGCAGCAGTAACCATAGGTGACCTCTTGAACCAGGCCTCTAAAAGAAAGCTTTTTCATCCTGCGAACAGCGATCAATtcgtttattttgaattttagtgTAAAGTGAAAGAacaaaagaatgataaaaaagttgGCAAAAAGTTtgcaattgcaaaaaaaaatgtgcttgtgcattataagaaaaaaaaaaaaagaaagatgtgAACAGTAAAGAAGATGTACTACAAGAAAAGAAGATACGGCAATGttccataattattataaagaggCCTATACACTTACGAGGCAAGTCGATTTGCCGATTTAGACTATAATAATGTACTGTAACTAGTTAACACGAACGAAAGACAGTAGTTGAAGTGATTACAGAtcagtgataaaaaaaaaaaagtaaaacaagataatatttcaaatttaatattaatatttattttctcaacaAGAAGCGGAAGAAATGTTTTTAGTAATCGTGTACAAAAAATGAAGGgcgaaaaaatactttatggACGTTATAGTTAATtacaatcaatattatattattattatattatattatattattaattattattattaatattattattgtatgttTTTCATAAGTCAACCACAAGAAAACctagaatgtaaaaaaaaaaatctttttatgaaatgtaTTTGTTAGGAATTTATGATTTTGCTTATATAATTGCATATTGCAATTACATGGCTATATTATCGTCtctcttttgttttattatcgaGTAATCTTATTTTGTCAAGATAATGTTGGTAAGGTATCGCACATAACGTGATGATAATAGCATATTCCGGCCCAAATCtatcatgtaaaaaaaaaaaatttaagaatttcttCTGCTTTAAATCGGTTTTAGCTCGGGGATTTCTAACAGTTCGTTCAAATTCTAATCTAACTTTAAATCAAGAGATATTagtaactaattttatttcttcgggCAAACTAAGCGTGTCGTGTTGAATCATCTCctcaatcttattattatcttattatattaacgtAATCTGGTTTGTGTGAATTGTATAACTTTGAGAAAGCATCGATAACGAGAAGCATCTATAAAATGCTACACCCACTTCGCTCCGATCGAGTCACAGATCAATTATTGCTTCCGAGTTGtccatatattatagatacaggtgtaagtatatttatacttgaaaCTTAGAAAGGCCTAAATGTTCTTAAAGCCAgtgtttcttaaattttcagcattaaaaaaaatggatggataagaagaaattaaaaaaaaaaacattttctgaAGGCAATTCTTtgccaatatttaaaaacttttttaaataatttataataaggaTTAATGGAAAGAGTGATAATAGAAAAGTTCATGTAgcaattttatgttaattttgagTGCATTAGATTGGGCATAGCAGAACAaacgttattttatatatttattttttttataaaaattcattagttaggacatgaaatatataaaaatttcagtaatatgactattttatttgaaattctaataTGATGCTTCtacaaatttttgaacaactaatttaaaaataagtgatTCTCGCGGCGCGTGATGAAAagccttttttttcctcccccccttATCTTACATCATGACGAAATAATATTgacttttttgtaatataggCTGTATAAAAAAAGGTAAGAAAATGTACCATGAAATGGTAATTTCAGTTGTTTTACAAGATCGAACGAGAAAaggtgaataaaattttcctatctaaatttcatttttttgttgaaatatgttgtaatttaaataagaagaaaaaagatctctttatttcgttttccgaacgttaaaaagaaaaatgaacgtaaatatacatatatatatatatatttttatgttatcaaACGtgacaatgaaaaatatttgaaaaaagtagATTTACATTTACACATGTCGTTCGTcgatttatctaattattagaTGGGAtcgcgaatttaaaaattcagacgatcatattcgaataaaatcgaaggaataaagtatatatgtataattataaatatttgtacataatACCTGTATTTCATTCATAATGTTACTCGCtctatgtaaatttttcttaaaagtgTAAGATTAAATGTCTGGCGAAGCGAAgtgagaaaaagaattcttgtATTATAATAGGGTTATGACAGGACGTAGGAGTTATAaggtacataaaaatttttgtaattattgaatCGACATACAGCAGACGCTGAGAAGAAAACTGGCTGGCACCGATTGTGTAACGATGGAAAAaactgataatttaaatatcgcgaATTGTAAAACATTGTGCGAGCCTctgttatgtattttatatatagattatacatattatatatatataaaatacatataactatatatatatatatatataaatatatacataaatcaaattgaataactaaacgtttagaaaagaaatcttatgagaggctttttatttttattatttgtaattatctaGTTTACATGTTCACCGTTTCGTACGATCATCGAGATCATAACAATATGTGtaaaggaataaaagaatgatataataaattactaaatactaaaagagaattattaaaattaaatataagaattatttgaatgttTATTCTCAGACTGCACTATACTTTTTATAGAAGCAAGCAAGTCTCAGCGTacctgattaaaaaatttagtaacAATATTTTTGGTTAAATTTCCGAAAAATTTTGCTATCGCTTTGCCACATTATCATCTACACGTATACATATGTTCTGAAGAATAagttaaatacaataattactttgtatgttatttttatactttattctgACATTTTGCGATCCAAAAGTTTGCGtctctttaaaatttgatatttatttacttgtttatataaaattgtgtaaaaatttatttacatgttTTCAtctatatgattaaattcggtaaaaaatataaaaaactttataaaatataataatattttctacttcataaaatataacattttcgaatataacaaaatgctaaaaaaaaacattaattcaacaaataattaaataaatttttgcttatgaaaaaaaattcattaaaaaaaaaataattttcgataaatttacttaataatttttattatatcatagcgctaatatcttttatctcttaaaatttacaatttcgaaaaatctgtcgtaaaattataatttataaatgttgtcAATTTtacagtaattttaaaaaatacaaaaatataagagaaatacatataaaattacaacgtAAATTATAtctggaaataattatattttattgcttgcttcattattcacatttttttgtcaaattacattaattaacatCTTACAATGCCACctctacatatttttatttaaaaaaataattacaaatattattgattttgttttgcatcaattattaacttattgtgcagccttcttttctttcaattttttctttattaaaattattaatagtattattgttaatagtattattgttgttaattAAAGTAGAAGAAATTGAGGTGGCAGTAGTAATCCATAAATTAGATGATTGCGTGCATACAGTTACTAAATcagatattttacaattgtttgttgaatattttgtacagagttcgtaattatttttattaagatgaaAATCTTCCTCACTTTTACATCTTATGTATGTTGATTTGAACACAATAGGTATCTGTACTCTggataatctatatttaatcattttctgaTCACACATAATATgcgaattaatattacatttcggcttaaaatgcaaaaactttttctttttatatttgcactttaaacatttattattcatcttttttaaaattaataatataatatcatttttattacaacaTAAAGATACTgactttttattcatttttactgaatcaattgttttatttttttcttttgttgaattttttaattcatttggtGGAATTTTTTCAACTTGCATTGCTTGTGAATTATCTGTTTGGATATAAGTGGATACATAATTAAGCGGATACAtacttttcttgttttttgatgtacaatcttttttagatataagTGTAGTTGCGAGTTTAAAGTTCGAATCAAGAATATGAAAAGATAATGATTTTACACACTGAATTTGGATGtcctttactttttttatgcaATCATCACGACATTTTAccaaattaatgtttttccttttatcattgtctattgcaattttttttccatgtaATAGAAttacattttgtttttcatattgtgaataaaaattatctgtcGGTTTCAATAATGTACATTGACATTTCAAATcacaatatgaatatgaatcttgtatacaaatattttttttttcaggatattgtgtaattatattttttttttcttgaaaattataattttttgaagtataaattaatttttcatttattttttttttttctcttttacatttgtccataataattaattgttcttCTAATGTTTCTGTATGTTTCTTAATATCTTGTAACATTTGCTCCAATCTCATTTCTGacgaattaaaagttaaattttcattccaataattatctttttttttagattgtatttcattaaattcataactttgatcattaaattttgtcatatttttatttttgaattttttaacattttttagcatattttgtaatatatctaaagtattatcaattgtatttacacatttattttcacatgtATTATGATCACAATCTTttgtagattttaaaaatgtatgattcataaattttgtatcCGAAATTTTGTTGTCagtttcattttgttttatatttaatgtagaataattgattttgttaCAACTTACATTAGCATAGatcctttctttttgaaacggcaaatttgtaaattttttattttctattgtattttcataaaatttatcctttttataatttatggcTGTTTCGTATTTTTGACAGTttgttttgcaaatattttctgcTTCAT
This window encodes:
- the LOC113218866 gene encoding MATH and LRR domain-containing protein PFE0570w-like, translating into MKIINPVTISHSGYLNLQNYRCNNHAKHNHCDVPCINIILRSDCKMHSSLYSYLQKENTQQEIQDESAPLFQINENSMKVDFKPLNTSQFNSFNGKYNHTAFDTENSLVKFKINLFSKNETILGQSEILNKDQIKTLNADNDIEARLKVNEFVKYHAEFCKELSTKSFPIIKLETTKQLNENIEVPKKKDSSLNFEKTTTKNESVKFLNDLKLTTENIELKPTNKLSNFQFTELENLLKPVTYTSSKKFLYTNYFRDPYITRNLQGNNQIQNTICTNEAENICKTNCQKYETAINYKKDKFYENTIENKKFTNLPFQKERIYANVSCNKINYSTLNIKQNETDNKISDTKFMNHTFLKSTKDCDHNTCENKCVNTIDNTLDILQNMLKNVKKFKNKNMTKFNDQSYEFNEIQSKKKDNYWNENLTFNSSEMRLEQMLQDIKKHTETLEEQLIIMDKCKREKKKINEKLIYTSKNYNFQEKKNIITQYPEKKNICIQDSYSYCDLKCQCTLLKPTDNFYSQYEKQNVILLHGKKIAIDNDKRKNINLVKCRDDCIKKVKDIQIQCVKSLSFHILDSNFKLATTLISKKDCTSKNKKSMYPLNYVSTYIQTDNSQAMQVEKIPPNELKNSTKEKNKTIDSVKMNKKSVSLCCNKNDIILLILKKMNNKCLKCKYKKKKFLHFKPKCNINSHIMCDQKMIKYRLSRVQIPIVFKSTYIRCKSEEDFHLNKNNYELCTKYSTNNCKISDLVTVCTQSSNLWITTATSISSTLINNNNTINNNTINNFNKEKIERKEGCTIS